One genomic segment of Ignavibacteriota bacterium includes these proteins:
- a CDS encoding DUF5050 domain-containing protein: MKYLKIILSFTILLFVFKCQDTINGPNEPIEKIVFVSVDNLNNIGSTSNIFVINGDGSNLKQLTNSDSYYSTNPIITFDNKYIIYESNRENYPNIFSMTLDGSEIKNLTNSYSFDFEPQISSNNLIVFERFDFNNGIMQNPQIYKMTIDGGSQVNLTNDIYPNENPKIDFKGEYIYYISRISGSNHLNRIDVYGKNKKLLTDSTLDVTIFEDDFTISEDGKKIAFIAYDNYSSIMDLYIMNSDGSEIKNLTNDIYYQSNPKFSRDNSKIVYDLSGHTNLPGKRIIKIITIDGNTSINLVELEKAANPIFNSTGEKIIFTAESKGSSNIFSINIDGTNLKNISNRDCDDFSPRVLR; the protein is encoded by the coding sequence ATGAAATACTTAAAAATAATTTTATCATTCACCATTTTATTATTTGTCTTTAAATGTCAAGATACCATAAATGGACCGAATGAACCTATTGAAAAAATTGTATTTGTATCAGTTGACAATTTAAATAATATTGGCTCGACTTCTAATATATTTGTAATAAATGGTGATGGAAGCAATTTGAAACAATTAACAAATAGTGATAGCTATTATTCAACAAATCCAATCATAACTTTTGATAACAAATATATAATTTATGAAAGCAATCGTGAAAATTATCCAAATATATTTTCAATGACTTTAGATGGTTCTGAAATAAAAAATTTAACGAATAGTTATTCATTTGATTTTGAACCGCAAATATCATCTAATAATTTAATAGTTTTTGAAAGATTTGATTTTAATAATGGAATTATGCAAAATCCGCAAATTTATAAAATGACAATTGATGGAGGAAGTCAAGTTAATTTAACAAATGACATTTATCCCAATGAAAATCCAAAAATTGACTTCAAAGGTGAATATATATATTACATTTCACGTATTTCTGGTTCCAACCATTTAAATAGGATTGATGTTTATGGAAAAAATAAAAAATTGTTAACTGATAGCACATTGGACGTTACTATTTTTGAAGATGACTTTACAATTTCTGAAGATGGGAAAAAAATAGCTTTTATTGCATATGATAATTATTCATCAATAATGGATTTGTATATTATGAATTCTGATGGGTCAGAAATAAAAAATTTGACAAATGATATTTACTATCAAAGTAATCCTAAATTTTCTAGAGATAATTCTAAGATTGTATATGACTTATCCGGGCATACAAATTTGCCTGGTAAAAGAATAATCAAAATTATCACCATAGATGGAAATACTTCAATAAATTTAGTAGAGCTTGAAAAAGCAGCTAATCCTATTTTTAATTCAACTGGTGAAAAAATAATATTTACAGCTGAAAGTAAAGGTTCTTCAAATATATTTTCTATAAATATTGATGGTACAAATTTGAAGAATATTTCAAATAGAGATTGTGATGATTTCTCACCAAGAGTTTTAAGATAG
- a CDS encoding type II toxin-antitoxin system RelE/ParE family toxin — MKIFWSPLAVERLESIYDFIAKENISAAQNLMENILNKIETLLENSERGRKVPEVSRENIRELFEGEYRIIYRIEEKNIFILTIRNFKQLLPEKDIE; from the coding sequence ATGAAAATATTTTGGTCTCCATTAGCTGTCGAACGATTAGAAAGTATTTATGATTTTATCGCAAAAGAAAATATTTCTGCTGCACAAAATTTGATGGAAAATATTTTAAATAAAATTGAAACTTTATTGGAAAATTCAGAACGAGGAAGAAAAGTTCCAGAAGTAAGCAGAGAAAATATTCGAGAATTATTTGAAGGTGAGTATAGAATAATTTATCGAATAGAAGAAAAAAATATTTTCATTTTAACAATTAGAAATTTCAAACAACTTCTACCAGAAAAAGACATAGAATAA
- a CDS encoding type II toxin-antitoxin system Phd/YefM family antitoxin produces MHKIQFDQDIQPLSKFRSKVAFYFDQVKKTRRPLVITQNGKSSAILLDVSEYQQMLDKIEVLEDVRLAESQINQGLAISHKDVRKRFTSRA; encoded by the coding sequence ATGCACAAAATACAATTTGATCAAGATATTCAACCACTTTCAAAGTTTAGATCAAAAGTTGCTTTTTATTTCGATCAAGTAAAAAAAACAAGAAGACCTTTAGTAATTACACAAAATGGGAAAAGCTCTGCAATTTTATTAGATGTTTCTGAATATCAGCAAATGCTTGATAAAATAGAAGTATTGGAAGATGTAAGATTAGCTGAATCACAAATCAATCAAGGTTTAGCAATTTCGCATAAAGATGTAAGAAAAAGATTTACTTCGAGAGCATAA